A window of the Brassica oleracea var. oleracea cultivar TO1000 chromosome C1, BOL, whole genome shotgun sequence genome harbors these coding sequences:
- the LOC106299121 gene encoding uncharacterized protein LOC106299121: protein MSGSSEWSSGSESGWTLYLDHSVSSSPSPSCLRDSNGFDNRRRSKDSWSQNYVHQEEEEDLSMISDASSGPRNICEEGSVKILNNVGPKIQSKRENKRIDYEKMNSLLDDTASSHMLQKSSVGGNKIEQTFPESTLDYSQGFSATHFQDKTAFQDQYGYLHTEILNNQLAFMDSSND from the exons ATGTCGGGTTCGTCGGAATGGAGTAGTGGAAGCGAGTCAGGATGGACTCTGTACTTAGACCATTCTGTTTCTTCTTCTCCAAGCCCTTCTTGTTTACGAGACTCCAATGGGTTTGATAACAGAAGAAGAAGCAAAGACTCATGGAGCCAAAATTATGTGCATCAAGAAGAGGAGGAAGATTTGTCAATGATTTCAGATGCATCTTCTGGTCCAAGGAATATTTGTGAGGAAGGTTCTGTCAAAATCTTAAACAATGTTGGTCCTAAGATACAGAGCAAGAGAGAAAACAAAAGAATAGATTATGAGAAAATGAACTCTCTGCTTGATGACACTGCTAGTTCTCAT ATGTTGCAGAAAAGTAGTGTGGGTGGTAATAAGATAGAGCAAACCTTTCCAGAAAGTACATTGGATTATTCACAAGGCTTCTCAGCAACTCACTTTCAG GACAAAACGGCATTCCAAGATCAGTATGGTTATTTGCATACGGAAATTCTAAACAACCAGTTAG CTTTTATGGATTCAAGTAATGATTAA
- the LOC106304774 gene encoding fatty acyl-CoA reductase 3, with amino-acid sequence MSTETEIVSVLQYLDNKSILVIGAAGFLANIFVEKILRVAPNVKKLYLLLRASTEKSATQRFKDEILGKDLYRVLKEKYGPNLNQLTSEKVTVVSGDISLEDLGLQDTDLEHEMIHQVDAIVNLAATTKFDERYDIALGINTLGVLNVLNFAKRCAKINIFVQVSTAYVCGEKSGLIMETPYRMGETLNGTTGLDINHEKKLVEEKLDQLRVTEASPETITQTMKDMGLTRARTYGWPNTYVFTKAMGEMIVGAKRGNLPLVLIRPSIITSTIKEPFPGWTEGIRTIDTLGVGYGKGRLTCFLGDLNAVSDVMPADMVVNSMLVSMAVQAGKQKETIYHVGSSLRNPLKNEKLPEIAYHCFTTKPWTNKEGKVVRVKNIEILSSMASFHRYMAIHYLIPLKGLALLNIVLCKLLDKSLKDFHRKINFAFRLVELYQPYLFFNGVFDDTNTEKLQGIVLKTEAETEMFCFDPTVINWDDYFVDIHVPGLVKYVF; translated from the exons ATGTCGACAGAAACGGAGATCGTGAGTGTTCTTCAGTACCTTGACAACAAATCCATATTGGTCATTGGAGCTGCTGGGTTCTTAGCAAATA TTTTCGTGGAGAAGATATTAAGGGTGGCACCTAACGTGAAGAAACTCTATCTTCTTCTAAGAGCATCAACTGAAAAATCTGCTACCCAGAGGTTTAAAGACGAG ATTTTAGGGAAGGACTTGTACAGGGTACTGAAGGAGAAGTATGGTCCAAATCTAAATCAACTTACATCTGAGAAAGTTACTGTTGTCAGTGGGGACATTTCCCTTGAGGATCTGGGTCTTCAAGACACTGACTTGGAACATGAGATGATCCACCAAGTTGATGCCATTGTTAATTTAGCTGCAACTACTAAATTTGATGAAAG ATACGATATAGCACTTGGTATCAACACACTGGGCGTCCTCAATGTCTTGAATTTCGCCAAGAGATGTGCAAAGATTAATATTTTTGTTCAAGTATCAACAG CTTACGTTTGCGGGGAAAAATCTGGTTTGATAATGGAAACACCATACCGTATGGGTGAGACGTTGAATGGAACCACCGGCCTAGACATCAACCATGAGAAGAAATTGGTCGAGGAGAAACTTGACCAGCTCCGTGTCACCGAAGCCTCTCCTGAAACCATCACTCAAACCATGAAAGATATGGGGCTCACCAG GGCAAGAACGTATGGATGGCCAAACACTTACGTTTTCACAAAAGCAATGGGAGAGATGATTGTAGGGGCAAAAAGGGGGAATTTACCACTTGTGTTGATTCGTCCGTCAATTATTACTAGCACTATCAAAGAACCATTCCCTGGCTGGACCGAAGGCATCAG GACCATTGATACTCTAGGTGTCGGATATGGTAAGGGCAGACTCACATGCTTCCTTGGTGATCTTAATGCTGTTTCCGATGTG ATGCCAGCAGATATGGTAGTAAATTCGATGTTAGTGTCGATGGCTGTTCAAGCTGGAAAACAGAAAGAAACTATTTATCATGTGGGTTCCTCGCTAAGAAATCCCTTGAAGAATGAGAAACTTCCTGAGATAGCATACCATTGTTTTACTACCAAACCATGGACTAACAAAGAAGGTAAGGTGGTTCGTGTAAAGAATATCGAGATTCTGAGTTCTATGGCTAGTTTCCACAGATACATGGCCATACATTACTTGATCCCATTAAAG GGACTTGCATTATTAAACATTGTATTATGCAAGCTTTTGGACAAAAGTTTGAAGGATTTTCATAGGAAGATAAACTTTGCATTCCGGCTCGTTGAACTTTACCAGCCCTACCTCTTTTTCAATGGAGT ATTTGATGATACAAACACGGAAAAGCTGCAAGGAATTGTGTTGAAGACAGAAGCCGAAACCGAGATGTTCTGTTTTGATCCAACAGTTATCAATTGGGACGACTATTTTGTGGATATACATGTTCCTGGACTGGTTAAGTACGTTTTCTAA
- the LOC106304786 gene encoding uncharacterized protein LOC106304786: protein MPSSAPISSPSSLALLSTKTRSPLSLFLLTPKSLIFSSTTRTPDLPSSLFASRRPRDFINGRDEFADGARTGWNRRIRPEYGFDDEEDEDDHEEEEEEDRSLDLLLRFVENVFRKVSKRARRAVRSILPVSISTKLVGFSVNGVLILAFLWILKAFLEVACTLGTIVFTSILLIRGLWAGVAYVQESRNNRINELADDPRAWNGVQPAS, encoded by the exons ATGCCATCTTCCGCACCAATCTCATCGCCTTCATCTCTCGCTCTCCTCTCAACCAAAACTCGATCTCCACTCTCCCTCTTCCTCCTCACTCCCAAATCCCTAATCTTCTCCTCCACAACCAGAACCCCCGATCTTCCTTCTTCCCTTTTCGCTTCCCGGCGACCCCGCGATTTCATCAAC GGGAGGGATGAGTTCGCAGACGGTGCGCGGACAGGCTGGAACCGGAGGATCAGACCGGAGTACGGGTTCGACGACGAGGAAGACGAAGACGATCACGAGGAGGAGGAAGAAGAAGATAGAAGCTTGGATCTTTTACTTAGGTTTGTGGAGAATGTCTTCAGAAAGGTTTCAAAGAGAGCAAGGAGAGCCGTCCGATCAATCTTGCCTGTTTCCATCTCCACGAAGCTG GTGGGTTTCTCAGTGAATGGCGTACTTATACTTGCGTTTTTGTGGATCTTGAAGGCCTTTCTCGAG GTAGCTTGCACACTTGGGACTATTGTATTTACGAGCATTCTACTTATACGGGGACTTTGGGCTGGTGTAGCATACGTTCAAGAAAGCCGCAACAATAGGATCAACGAACTCGCTGATGACCCTCGTGCTTGGAACGGGGTGCAACCAGCTTCTTGA